Below is a genomic region from Medicago truncatula cultivar Jemalong A17 chromosome 3, MtrunA17r5.0-ANR, whole genome shotgun sequence.
TAAAATGCGTCCCAAGCCGAAATATCACAAGTACCACCTCGTCTCATCCAAATTGTTTAACCTTTCATTATTACAAGAgaaaatatttgtacaactattttatgataatttttgtgataactttctctATTATAATcacattatatttattttctttctttattgctttgattttcgtgtcaatatctattttttttttttttaatttatgtgacaGACctcaacaaaaattataacCAATACCCACCCACAAtcaaaggcaaaaaaaaattaatgtttcttctttcttccaACAGCAacgttatttttgttttcttctcaaACTCTCTCGCATTCCCTCTCGACCTCCATCTCTCAGCCACGCGCCGCCACAAACATCGGTAACCATCTAGATCTAACATACATCTATCCTTTAGACTATATTTCTCCTTTTTGGACAAGAATTTAATGCTATCAAACCATCAAAtctgtataatcacttaatcaatcaatttaaaaaattatttcaaagaaTCACAATAATCCTTTCTTTTTCGcataattgtgtttttattttattagatgcttatttttattatgagaGCCGAGTCTCTAATTTCATAAAAACGACcctaataaatataatttatcatGAAATATTTGTATATTGAAGTAGCCATCTTTGAAACTTATCATATGTTTGGAAATTTTATTAACAACAAACAATATGACATAAATCAAATAGCTGTATGCTTAAACTAACAGAGACGATCTCCAAGTAGAGTGAAAATTTGCACCCTTATTTTTGCTACTGCATAATAACAAAGGATCCAAGTTGCACAATAAATTGTACTTAAAATCCAATTTAATAACTAAAAAACACATGTCGTCTGATCTTCATCCAACAAACAAAATTTGCTCCAAACAAAACTCATAACTCCAAAGAATCCATTTCCAAATAGGACAGATCCTCCTTAGGCCTTTACAAAACATAATTTCAAAAGGTCAACATTATTCTTTTCATTAATTAGGCACATAAAAGTAACATTCAAACATTCTTGGAAGACAATAACATTATGCTCAAGCATCATTCAACAAATTTGTTTCTAAGCATCTAAGAAAGTGTAAAGCAGATTCTAATGTTTTCATTGGAAATTCACTTTCCTCAATTTCCAACTCATAATCATAAGAAATCTTCACATTAACCATTGTCTTATCCTCTTCTGTGGTAGATAGCTTGAAACTTGTTTTGTAGAATGAGAAACCTTGATTCAAGTATCCTCCTTCAACCACTTGCAACCCAATTTCATGGGAAGAATCATCAAGCACTGTGATCTTCTCCTTCTGGTAACTTACCGGAGATAGACCTATGATTCAACTCGCAAAGAGGAATTAATTTGGTTAGAAATATTGGaagatatttaatatattttgataaacacttatgtataagctatttcaataacaaaatataaaattaaattaaattgttttcgcACAAGttctaaattgttttcataatctATTCTAgagagcttataaaaataagcagaaaaacaaattataaacatGTCAAGTTGTTTTCGTAAGTTCTTTCAAGTAATTACAAGTGCTTATATAGTTGATAACCTCAAATAAACCAATCGTAACAtactataaaacaaaaattgcattaaaaataaGTCAACTTTTCTAAAGCAAAAATTTGCAACACTGACCTGAGAAGAAAGTCAAAAGCAAGATGGTACCAATCCCTCCACTGCCTTCAATCACTTTGACATCTTTCACAATGTTTGGTATAATCTTTGGTATTGTTACTATCAAATCTTTGGACAGAGCTTGCCACAAGGTTTCTAACTCCACACATATCTCTGCTTGTTGGTTGAACTCCTTTGTCATGATAACTGTTCAAACTTTttctttaattgaaaaaaaaatgtcatatatatagacacacactaAGTCCGGGGCAAAATAATATCGCaataaatttgacaaaattacggtaaatcatcttaatattgcAAAACCGGGGAAGGTTAGCATACACAAGTGAAACTTTTTGTGTACTATACAAGTATGTGTTTTTTTACCATTGGCTATGATTGAAAAATGAGTACTTGTTTACCACATGCAGGTTTAgccagtggcggatcttgagttaAATTCCTGGGAGTGCCAAATTtctatggaatatatattaaatggtttcaagatatatcaataattaataattagcCTACTTGTATTAATTGTTTGAATGCAGGAAGAGAACATGGTTTCGAGTCCCCTCAAACACTTTTTTCAAATACAATATCTAAAAATAGgaaataaatatgtaaaaagaaGAGTGTGGagaaaacaaattcattttGCTTGTGCATTCTGTAACATCTTAAACTCTAAAAGCGATAACACACGCAAATGATACATTCATATAAAGAATTTAGATATTACTTCCTCATTAAATCCTAAAACATGGAtactaaattttttcaaaacatcTCACCGAAATAAATATCTCAACCGttcatcaataataaaataaatctccaaGTTGTCATGTCATCATGCTACATATATCATCATAAATACATAGTCTTGAAACTCATCAACAGTCATAATAAAGGTAAACACCAAAGACCCACACCTAATTAGAGCCCTAAAGGCTATGACACCAAAATACAGTAGACGAGGTAGCATCCATGCATCCTCAAGCAACTCACCAAAGCAAAACAAACTATTCATGCACACCGTCTACCCATTCGTAAGAATAAGGCAGACGGTTAACCAAACGACCACTGGGAGTTAGATTCCACAAATAATAGCATAATCAAATGAATGTAAACAACGTCATTAATTTCACAtgattaatactccctccggtcctatttataagaaaaagttgactttttagattcattgagtaattaatgtacttggtatagattatagaccaaatacatcatttatgcaatgaatcaaaaaagttaaatgtttcttataaataagaccggagggagtaatactCAATTGGAGATCATTTGCAATAACCCCACAATtattcaagcatcaagcatacAAGTATAACATTGCAACAAATACACATTCACATCATCACATATTCACCCAAAATTCACTAAAGTTCACCAAGCACATAAATCACCAAGATTTCAAAAATGCACATTGTCACTGGTTCATATAATCAAATATGGCACAACTCACTAATTATCAAGTGTatgcaatgttctagacacTTCTAGATGTACATGGTACCAAGTTTTGAATTCGGGGATAATCTACTGAAATTCTGTACGTAATCCCCTCCAACTACGTATTACATAACTCCCTCTGGTTATGTTTATCCACCAAAGACTCGACATGACAATTAATGCATAAACATACAAGTAAAGACCCGACAATGCGACAATAAcatcattatattatataatccaTCCATCATATAATATTCTCACCCAAAATCCttcattgcattatcaagaattTACATCCACACAATCAAAAAGTCATGAACATTCAAGGAGTCATCATCATAAACATTGCCAACAAATTAATCATCAAACATTAACATAAGCAATTATTAACTTAAAGAAACGTTATCGTTTCACTTTAACATTTTCATCAAAGACGGATAAACAACAATCATCATGACATATATTCATCTTATTAATCACCTATTCATCATCGAATCATTATAAACATGAatacaattcattttcaaattttagaaaTCAAGAACCCAATTTCGGAAAAGTTAGTCTATTTTCCTTAAAGTCATTTAAGTTCGATTTTATTTGCGAAATAGAGTCACATGATCTTTCCTAGCATTGAAAACATTCCTACGTACTATTCAACATCTCAGTTAATCATTCAAAGTATATCGGTTTTACAAAGTTCGATTAATTCCATAAAAACCCAAAGTACGCCTCATTTAAAACTtgattcaaaatcataatcattctCAATTTAAAACCAAGTTAAACTACTCATAAAAACCAAGTTAAACTACTCATAAAACTCAAATTATACTTCAATTAGATAGGGTTAGTTGTTTGGAACGCATATGGATACTTAAAAGTCTGAGAAAACGCGAAAATCGAGGTTCCGGACACCTGATAGCTGCGCGCAGTAGTGCGGCCATCACACACAGTCGTGCTGACTAAGTGAGAATGGTACGCATGGTCTGTGCCCCCAATCACTACTACAAAAATGGGCTTATATAGCgctttttttttgctttagctAGCGCTACTATAAATGGCGCTGGTAAAGGTAATATAGCGCTTTTTTTTCTGTATAAAGCGCTATCTAAAGCAAAGTTTATATAGCGCTTTTTGTAAATAAGCGCTAGCAAAGATTCTCTTTAGATAGCGCTTTCGATAATAAACGCCATCTAAAAGACGTTTAAAATAACACATACACTAGTAAAAAGTAGCGCTTTTGTTTTAAAACGCTATGTAACACTAGGTTTAGATAGCACTTTATGGAGGAAAAAAGTGCTAGGAAAagcaataaatttttttttttggtcagatttttttttatttacagatagcgttttttattaatttaaagtaatattaatatatatataatttttctaagggaaatatatatatttttggcacATTAAAATTGAGactattatttatcaaataaaacttaaacatatatacaaaataaaagtcATAATGTATAGCCATTAATATAAGTTACAACTAATTAGTTAACATAAAGATCAAAATCTTCTATGGTAGCATGCAGTCTTCATCTATCTTCTTGGTCGTCTCAACATTTTTATCCAAAACAAGCGGGCAAATCATCATTCATTTCCAAATTTCGTTCACTCTCCTCCACCTGAATAAATACCACAAAACACCATTAAGCAATAACACTATATTATATTAGAGATAATTTCAAAATACTACTAATCATGAGTACAAATTAAAGCAAGATTATAAATTTAAACAACTACCACTTCTAGCAAATATATTTAGAAACATTAAACTcactttattataaaaaaatcatataacttTTAGGTTGATCATGAACCGACACCATTCTTCTTGGATTTCtattatttaatcttttgagtATGTCACACACTTGAAACCATCAATGTACTGCATatattataacataaaaaataaccatGTTACTTAATAAACttaattatatacatatattatactttaatataaaaaaagatataccAACTTTGGAATCTCATTTAGTTTTGAAATGAGAATCTTTTTGATAAACCTCATCACAAAGTACCCACAATTTATACCATTTTTTTGGCGAGGacactacaaaaaataaaataagtaattgtAGCAATAAAACAAGAATCAAGTTACCATGAGCCAAGTTAGGATTAAGCATATGAATATGAAAGGAAGTTGGTGTGGTCCATATATGCTTGAATGTGTAGTTTTCTTTTGTGGTCACAACTTCGATGCTCCACACCTCTCACCCTTGTATTCTTGAACTTCAAGTAAGTTCATTGTTAAGAAGTACATTCAATTCAATGAAATGTATTCCCTTTGCACTTGATTATGAATAAATACACTAGTCTAAAGCATAAAACCATGCAACGATATTTTCTGACACTCCAAGTCTCCAACAGCCTATATGCTTAATTAAGATTAAAAAGAACATGTTGAAAACACCTAATCAAAACCTTATATTTCACTCTCCTTGACCCAAACCTTATAAGAAGATTAAGAAAAGCTTGAGTAAAAGATTACCAGCCTTTAGAAACTCAATACATAAGTTGACCACAATGGGGAAGGTGGGTCTAAGAACAATATCCAACAAGTCACAAGTAAAATTGATATCTATAGTCCTTTGGTGTTATTCTAAAATTTGCTCATAACACAAGCACATAAATACCACACTTACCTATTATATTGTACTGAAATGCATAATATTACAAATTCTGTGTTTTGGTTCCATCACTTaagcaaaataaaagaaaatcgATTGCACAAAAAATCTTCTTGAAGAAATACTAGCCCCAAAGAATTTACCTTTTTCTCAAGTCCACCTTCCTATTCATCAtgatatcaacaacaaaataaaatatgatgtcGTGATTGTGTTTGACCTTACCAAGCCATTAAACTGCATAACATCTTTCAGTCGAGCAATTATATATCAAACCAATaagtatattatttttcataaacacAAACACGTAGGGACATAAACACAAACACATAGTGAGCAATatctcatattattttatgaaaactcaTTTCTATATAAAAGACATGACTCAAATTGAATTATCAAAACTCCATCGTATACCCAATTACATAAACTAAACTTTATAACATACTCAATCCagtaatcaaaataaaacaacccCACAAAAGAAACTACAAACAAAACCATTTCATAGAGAAATAAACATAAACACCTAGAGAGCAATCACCAAAAGAAAGAGATAAAGCATTCACcccatattattattttttagtttaaatcTTAAAATCCTAAAACATcaatatgaaaatatgaaaaaattaaagaa
It encodes:
- the LOC11425260 gene encoding phytohormone-binding protein CSBP, encoding MTKEFNQQAEICVELETLWQALSKDLIVTIPKIIPNIVKDVKVIEGSGGIGTILLLTFFSGLSPVSYQKEKITVLDDSSHEIGLQVVEGGYLNQGFSFYKTSFKLSTTEEDKTMVNVKISYDYELEIEESEFPMKTLESALHFLRCLETNLLNDA